Proteins encoded by one window of Shewanella avicenniae:
- a CDS encoding TolC family protein: protein MKRNKIVCWLSLLWLPLAQATPVSLADAWQQLQQVSDKLAADGLQMVSAEAEQQAAKELYLPSLTLNGSYTRLEKPLELDITRLNPLASMDLSSLPAQFAQIFAAIPHAMFITPFTEQEVFNASLQAMWPIYTGGQITAAQGIRKAQLAEKQQQHELTRRELFTTLIDRYFAVTVSQSLVSTQQQLVASLTTHYQHALKMEQQGQIAKVERLNAEVALDDAKVTLASATRQFELAQIALRRLLHQTDANASTPMFVLQQAPSLPQVTELTLSQHPALKLLAAKEQQAKGLIDLENGKFKPTVYLFGNYTLYEDDSLLSQMSPDWMVGVGVRVPIISRDGRSGKVLAAKSALLQARYTKAQTTEDLSLLVDQSYRQMQQAAEEIHSLNTSRELAVENLHLRELAFNQGLATSVERVDAELKLSAVNTKQLAAQYRYLQAYAHLMAVSGQLDDFIGYSKQQEIRNAR from the coding sequence ATGAAGCGCAACAAAATAGTGTGTTGGTTAAGTTTGCTGTGGTTGCCGTTGGCACAGGCAACGCCAGTGAGTTTGGCTGATGCATGGCAACAGCTACAACAAGTGAGCGATAAGTTAGCGGCGGACGGCCTGCAAATGGTCTCTGCCGAAGCTGAGCAGCAAGCAGCCAAAGAGCTTTACTTGCCGTCACTTACCCTAAACGGCAGTTATACTCGGCTGGAAAAGCCGCTCGAACTGGATATCACCCGCTTAAATCCATTGGCATCAATGGATCTGTCCTCATTACCTGCACAGTTTGCCCAAATTTTTGCCGCCATTCCCCATGCGATGTTTATTACGCCGTTCACCGAGCAAGAGGTCTTTAACGCCAGCTTGCAGGCGATGTGGCCGATTTACACCGGTGGCCAAATCACTGCGGCACAAGGCATCCGTAAGGCGCAGCTGGCCGAAAAACAACAGCAACATGAGCTGACTCGGCGTGAGCTATTTACCACGCTGATCGATCGCTATTTTGCCGTGACCGTGAGCCAGTCGTTAGTGAGCACGCAACAGCAGTTGGTCGCATCGCTGACCACCCATTATCAGCACGCGCTAAAAATGGAACAGCAGGGGCAGATAGCCAAAGTTGAGCGACTCAACGCTGAAGTGGCGCTCGACGATGCCAAGGTGACGTTGGCGAGTGCCACGCGCCAATTTGAGTTGGCGCAAATCGCGCTGCGACGTTTACTGCATCAAACCGACGCCAATGCCAGCACGCCGATGTTCGTGCTGCAGCAAGCGCCGTCACTGCCGCAAGTGACTGAATTAACTTTAAGCCAACATCCAGCGCTTAAACTGCTCGCGGCCAAAGAGCAACAAGCCAAGGGTTTGATTGATTTGGAAAATGGCAAATTTAAGCCCACAGTGTATCTGTTCGGTAATTACACCCTGTATGAAGACGATAGCTTACTGTCGCAGATGAGCCCGGATTGGATGGTGGGCGTAGGGGTGCGAGTGCCGATTATTAGCCGCGATGGCCGCAGTGGCAAAGTGTTGGCGGCGAAAAGTGCGTTATTGCAAGCCCGTTATACCAAAGCACAAACCACCGAAGATCTGAGCCTGCTGGTGGATCAGAGTTACCGCCAGATGCAACAGGCCGCAGAGGAGATCCACTCGCTGAATACCTCGCGGGAATTAGCGGTCGAAAATCTGCACCTACGTGAATTGGCATTCAATCAAGGCTTGGCGACCTCGGTGGAGCGCGTTGACGCTGAATTAAAACTCAGTGCAGTCAATACCAAGCAGTTGGCGGCGCAATATCGCTATCTGCAAGCCTATGCACACCTGATGGCAGTTAGCGGGCAATTAGATGATTTTATTGGATACAGTAAACAGCAGGAGATAAGGAATGCGCGCTAA